A stretch of the Cyprinus carpio isolate SPL01 chromosome B4, ASM1834038v1, whole genome shotgun sequence genome encodes the following:
- the recql gene encoding ATP-dependent DNA helicase Q1 isoform X3, giving the protein MANNLDDAQVELDSVEAELEMVELQISELLEKQTKLNSRKNKLLQTLEGACSSAQPSGSSKPRKPSFSKQDLQHYEESDFSWSEEVQAKLCSVFQLSKFRPLQQAAINLSMSGKDLFLVMPTGRGKSLCYQLPALCSKGFTLVIAPLVSLMEDQLMYLKSVNVPAVTLNASSTKEDSKQVLAGMIDKNSPFKLLYVTPEKIAKSKLLMSKLEKAYNMDLLARIAVDEVHCCSQWGHDFRPDYKLLGILKRQFPKVPLVGLTATATSNVLKDCQKILCVQEPITLTAPFNRPNLYYEVRFKDNEDCVEQISQLIRERYKNQSGIVYVFSQKDAEAVATDLQKRNILAQPYHANMEPSDKSLVHQRWSSKKIQVVVATVAFGMGIDKADVRFVIHHTISKSIENYYQESGRAGRDDGSADCIVFFGFADIFRVSTMVVMENTGQQKLQNMVAYCQNVDRCRRAMMAIHFDEVWNDDECNQMCDVCRHGNEYITMDITKHARDVVTIVEMASSMDEKLTPLKVCDAWLGKGPAKHRKTIKVTSLSRLEVESIIIHLLLHGYFSEDFSFTPYTTHFYLKLGRKATLLKKDNHSITMKMRRRVMSHATVKKVSESAGEKSSAKLEGKRAADSDDKKSVAKKVKTLP; this is encoded by the exons ATGGCGAATAATCTTG ATGATGCTCAAGTAGAACTGGACTCGGTGGAGGCAGAGTTGGAGATGGTGGAACTGCAGATCTCTGAGCTGCTGGAGAAACAGACCAAGCTGAACTCCAGGAAAAACAAACTCCTGCAGACCCTGGAGGGAGCCTGCAGCTCGGCCCAGCCCTCTGGATCCAGCAAACCTCGCAAACCATCCTTCAGCAAACAGGACCTCCAGCACTATGAGGAGTCAG ATTTCTCATGGTCTGAAGAAGTTCAGGCGAAGCTGTGTAGCGTGTTCCAGCTCTCCAAATTTCGTCCCCTGCAACAGGCGGCCATAAATCTCAGCATGTCAGGGAAAGACCTTTTCCTGGTAATGCCCACTGGACGAGGAAAAAGCCTGTGTTACCAACTGCCAGCCCTCTGCTCTAAGG GTTTTACATTAGTTATCGCCCCATTGGTGTCTCTAATGGAAGATCAGCTGATGTATCTGAAGTCCGTTAATGTCCCGGCAGTGACTCTCAATGCCTCCAGTACAAAG GAGGACTCTAAGCAGGTGCTGGCAGGGATGATAGATAAAAACAGCCCCTTCAAGTTGCTCTATGTAACCCCGGAGAAAATCGCTAAGAGCAAACTACTGATGTCCAAACTCGAAAAGGCCTACAACATGGATCTGTTGGCACGCATCGCCGTTGATGAAGTTCACTGCTGCAGTCAGTGGGGGCATGACTTCAGGCCAG attacaaGCTCCTGGGTATCTTAAAGCGCCAGTTCCCCAAAGTCCCATTGGTCGGACTGACTGCCACAGCAACCAGCAACGTTCTTAAAGATTGCCAGAAGATTCTGTGTGTTCAGGAACCAATCACTCTGACAGCACCGTTCAACAGACCCAACCTTTACTATGAG GTTCGTTTTAAAGATAATGAAGACTGTGTCGAACAGATTTCACAACTGATTAGAGAGAGGTACAAAAACCAATCAG GAATCGTGTATGTGTTCTCCCAGAAGGATGCAGAAGCCGTGGCTACAGACCTGCAGAAGAGAAACATTCTAGCTCAGCCGTACCACGCCAACATGGAGCCTTCAGACAAGTCTCTGGTCCATCAGCGGTGGTCCTCCAAGAAGATCCAG GTGGTCGTTGCCACTGTGGCTTTTGGGATGGGCATTGACAAGGCAGATGTTCGATTTGTTATCCATCACACCATCAGCAAATCTATCGAAAATTACTATCAGGAGAGTGGACGTGCAG gAAGGGATGATGGCTCAGCAGACTGTATTGTATTCTTCGGGTTTGCAGACATCTTCAGAGTAAGCACAATGGTTGTGATGGAGAACACTGGGCAGCAGAAGCTACAGAATATGGTGGCATATTGTCAAAATGTGGACCG GTGTCGTCGTGCTATGATGGCCATTCATTTTGATGAAGTTTGGAATGATGACGAGTGCAACCAAATGTGTGATGTTTGTCGGCACGGCAACG agTACATCACAATGGACATCACCAAACATGCTCGAGATGTTGTTACGATAGTAGAAATGGCCAGCTCTATGGATGAAAAGTTGACCCCTCTGAAAGTCTGTGATGCTTGGTTGGGAAAAGGGCCCGCTAAGCATCGCAAAACGATAAAGGTCACGTCACTGTCACGCTTGGAAGTGGAGTCCATTATCATCCACCTTTTGTTGCATGGCTACTTCAG TGAGGACTTCAGCTTCACTCCCTACACAACCCACTTCTACTTGAAGCTGGGCCGTAAGGCAACTCTCCTGAAGAAGGACAACCACTCCATCACtatgaagatgaggaggagagtGATGTCACACGCTACT GTAAAGAAAGTCTCAGAAAGTGCTGGGGAGAAAAGTAGTGCCAAATTAGAGGGAAAGAGAGCGGCTGACAGTGACGACAAAAAATCAGTGGCCAAGAAAGTCAAGACTCTTCCCTAG
- the recql gene encoding ATP-dependent DNA helicase Q1 isoform X1 yields the protein MANNLDDAQVELDSVEAELEMVELQISELLEKQTKLNSRKNKLLQTLEGACSSAQPSGSSKPRKPSFSKQDLQHYEESDFSWSEEVQAKLCSVFQLSKFRPLQQAAINLSMSGKDLFLVMPTGRGKSLCYQLPALCSKGFTLVIAPLVSLMEDQLMYLKSVNVPAVTLNASSTKEDSKQVLAGMIDKNSPFKLLYVTPEKIAKSKLLMSKLEKAYNMDLLARIAVDEVHCCSQWGHDFRPDYKLLGILKRQFPKVPLVGLTATATSNVLKDCQKILCVQEPITLTAPFNRPNLYYEVRFKDNEDCVEQISQLIRERYKNQSGIVYVFSQKDAEAVATDLQKRNILAQPYHANMEPSDKSLVHQRWSSKKIQVVVATVAFGMGIDKADVRFVIHHTISKSIENYYQESGRAGRDDGSADCIVFFGFADIFRVSTMVVMENTGQQKLQNMVAYCQNVDRCRRAMMAIHFDEVWNDDECNQMCDVCRHGNEYITMDITKHARDVVTIVEMASSMDEKLTPLKVCDAWLGKGPAKHRKTIKVTSLSRLEVESIIIHLLLHGYFSEDFSFTPYTTHFYLKLGRKATLLKKDNHSITMKMRRRVMSHATDETQEQVATALIDVSNVAIQINNKTKINKNHQNTEKRLAQNHIESLASEASEYIKPTSVFEVHVEVNPVEERNCESEKEKGLKNSPEQQSSSPKRRQKHRLTQNCAANADQAKPDLVSAPSELSIISAAAVEELHHLRSYYSKQLRRINYISHEHLQSSQPGMLTCMRGPFKSLRFPSKTTISRGARNLWTRVSMRRKLIQ from the exons ATGGCGAATAATCTTG ATGATGCTCAAGTAGAACTGGACTCGGTGGAGGCAGAGTTGGAGATGGTGGAACTGCAGATCTCTGAGCTGCTGGAGAAACAGACCAAGCTGAACTCCAGGAAAAACAAACTCCTGCAGACCCTGGAGGGAGCCTGCAGCTCGGCCCAGCCCTCTGGATCCAGCAAACCTCGCAAACCATCCTTCAGCAAACAGGACCTCCAGCACTATGAGGAGTCAG ATTTCTCATGGTCTGAAGAAGTTCAGGCGAAGCTGTGTAGCGTGTTCCAGCTCTCCAAATTTCGTCCCCTGCAACAGGCGGCCATAAATCTCAGCATGTCAGGGAAAGACCTTTTCCTGGTAATGCCCACTGGACGAGGAAAAAGCCTGTGTTACCAACTGCCAGCCCTCTGCTCTAAGG GTTTTACATTAGTTATCGCCCCATTGGTGTCTCTAATGGAAGATCAGCTGATGTATCTGAAGTCCGTTAATGTCCCGGCAGTGACTCTCAATGCCTCCAGTACAAAG GAGGACTCTAAGCAGGTGCTGGCAGGGATGATAGATAAAAACAGCCCCTTCAAGTTGCTCTATGTAACCCCGGAGAAAATCGCTAAGAGCAAACTACTGATGTCCAAACTCGAAAAGGCCTACAACATGGATCTGTTGGCACGCATCGCCGTTGATGAAGTTCACTGCTGCAGTCAGTGGGGGCATGACTTCAGGCCAG attacaaGCTCCTGGGTATCTTAAAGCGCCAGTTCCCCAAAGTCCCATTGGTCGGACTGACTGCCACAGCAACCAGCAACGTTCTTAAAGATTGCCAGAAGATTCTGTGTGTTCAGGAACCAATCACTCTGACAGCACCGTTCAACAGACCCAACCTTTACTATGAG GTTCGTTTTAAAGATAATGAAGACTGTGTCGAACAGATTTCACAACTGATTAGAGAGAGGTACAAAAACCAATCAG GAATCGTGTATGTGTTCTCCCAGAAGGATGCAGAAGCCGTGGCTACAGACCTGCAGAAGAGAAACATTCTAGCTCAGCCGTACCACGCCAACATGGAGCCTTCAGACAAGTCTCTGGTCCATCAGCGGTGGTCCTCCAAGAAGATCCAG GTGGTCGTTGCCACTGTGGCTTTTGGGATGGGCATTGACAAGGCAGATGTTCGATTTGTTATCCATCACACCATCAGCAAATCTATCGAAAATTACTATCAGGAGAGTGGACGTGCAG gAAGGGATGATGGCTCAGCAGACTGTATTGTATTCTTCGGGTTTGCAGACATCTTCAGAGTAAGCACAATGGTTGTGATGGAGAACACTGGGCAGCAGAAGCTACAGAATATGGTGGCATATTGTCAAAATGTGGACCG GTGTCGTCGTGCTATGATGGCCATTCATTTTGATGAAGTTTGGAATGATGACGAGTGCAACCAAATGTGTGATGTTTGTCGGCACGGCAACG agTACATCACAATGGACATCACCAAACATGCTCGAGATGTTGTTACGATAGTAGAAATGGCCAGCTCTATGGATGAAAAGTTGACCCCTCTGAAAGTCTGTGATGCTTGGTTGGGAAAAGGGCCCGCTAAGCATCGCAAAACGATAAAGGTCACGTCACTGTCACGCTTGGAAGTGGAGTCCATTATCATCCACCTTTTGTTGCATGGCTACTTCAG TGAGGACTTCAGCTTCACTCCCTACACAACCCACTTCTACTTGAAGCTGGGCCGTAAGGCAACTCTCCTGAAGAAGGACAACCACTCCATCACtatgaagatgaggaggagagtGATGTCACACGCTACT GATGAGACACAAGAGCAAGTTGCGACAGCCTTGATTGATGTGTCCAACGTGGCCATTCagataaataacaaaactaaaataaataagaatcacCAAAACACGGAGAAGAGACTTGCTCAAAACCACATTGAAAGTCTTGCTTCTGAAGCAAGTGAGTATATAAAGCCAACCTCAGTATTTGAGGTTCATGTTGAGGTCAATCCTGTAGAAGAACGgaattgtgaaagtgaaaaagagaaaGGTCTTAAAAACTCCCCTGAACAGCAATCTTCATCACCGAAAAGACGGCAAAAACATCGGTTAACTCAGAACTGCGCTGCTAATGCTGACCAGGCGAAGCCGGATCTGGTTAGCGCTCCCTCTGAGCTCTCTATCATCTCTGCAGCTGCTGTGGAGGAGCTACACCATCTGCGCAGTTACTATAGCAAACAGTTGAGACGGAtcaactacatttcccatgagcACTTGCAAAGCTCCCAGCCTGGGATGCTGACGTGTATGAGAGGGCCCTTCAAAAGCCTCCGTTTCCCATCGAAGACGACCATATCCAGAGGTGCCAGGAATTTATGGACTCGTGTTAGTATGAGGAGGAAGCTCATACAGTGA
- the recql gene encoding ATP-dependent DNA helicase Q1 isoform X2 encodes MANNLDDAQVELDSVEAELEMVELQISELLEKQTKLNSRKNKLLQTLEGACSSAQPSGSSKPRKPSFSKQDLQHYEESDFSWSEEVQAKLCSVFQLSKFRPLQQAAINLSMSGKDLFLVMPTGRGKSLCYQLPALCSKGFTLVIAPLVSLMEDQLMYLKSVNVPAVTLNASSTKEDSKQVLAGMIDKNSPFKLLYVTPEKIAKSKLLMSKLEKAYNMDLLARIAVDEVHCCSQWGHDFRPDYKLLGILKRQFPKVPLVGLTATATSNVLKDCQKILCVQEPITLTAPFNRPNLYYEVRFKDNEDCVEQISQLIRERYKNQSGIVYVFSQKDAEAVATDLQKRNILAQPYHANMEPSDKSLVHQRWSSKKIQVVVATVAFGMGIDKADVRFVIHHTISKSIENYYQESGRAGRDDGSADCIVFFGFADIFRVSTMVVMENTGQQKLQNMVAYCQNVDRCRRAMMAIHFDEVWNDDECNQMCDVCRHGNEYITMDITKHARDVVTIVEMASSMDEKLTPLKVCDAWLGKGPAKHRKTIKVTSLSRLEVESIIIHLLLHGYFSEDFSFTPYTTHFYLKLGRKATLLKKDNHSITMKMRRRVMSHATCPRQVKSCCAAPQVKKVSESAGEKSSAKLEGKRAADSDDKKSVAKKVKTLP; translated from the exons ATGGCGAATAATCTTG ATGATGCTCAAGTAGAACTGGACTCGGTGGAGGCAGAGTTGGAGATGGTGGAACTGCAGATCTCTGAGCTGCTGGAGAAACAGACCAAGCTGAACTCCAGGAAAAACAAACTCCTGCAGACCCTGGAGGGAGCCTGCAGCTCGGCCCAGCCCTCTGGATCCAGCAAACCTCGCAAACCATCCTTCAGCAAACAGGACCTCCAGCACTATGAGGAGTCAG ATTTCTCATGGTCTGAAGAAGTTCAGGCGAAGCTGTGTAGCGTGTTCCAGCTCTCCAAATTTCGTCCCCTGCAACAGGCGGCCATAAATCTCAGCATGTCAGGGAAAGACCTTTTCCTGGTAATGCCCACTGGACGAGGAAAAAGCCTGTGTTACCAACTGCCAGCCCTCTGCTCTAAGG GTTTTACATTAGTTATCGCCCCATTGGTGTCTCTAATGGAAGATCAGCTGATGTATCTGAAGTCCGTTAATGTCCCGGCAGTGACTCTCAATGCCTCCAGTACAAAG GAGGACTCTAAGCAGGTGCTGGCAGGGATGATAGATAAAAACAGCCCCTTCAAGTTGCTCTATGTAACCCCGGAGAAAATCGCTAAGAGCAAACTACTGATGTCCAAACTCGAAAAGGCCTACAACATGGATCTGTTGGCACGCATCGCCGTTGATGAAGTTCACTGCTGCAGTCAGTGGGGGCATGACTTCAGGCCAG attacaaGCTCCTGGGTATCTTAAAGCGCCAGTTCCCCAAAGTCCCATTGGTCGGACTGACTGCCACAGCAACCAGCAACGTTCTTAAAGATTGCCAGAAGATTCTGTGTGTTCAGGAACCAATCACTCTGACAGCACCGTTCAACAGACCCAACCTTTACTATGAG GTTCGTTTTAAAGATAATGAAGACTGTGTCGAACAGATTTCACAACTGATTAGAGAGAGGTACAAAAACCAATCAG GAATCGTGTATGTGTTCTCCCAGAAGGATGCAGAAGCCGTGGCTACAGACCTGCAGAAGAGAAACATTCTAGCTCAGCCGTACCACGCCAACATGGAGCCTTCAGACAAGTCTCTGGTCCATCAGCGGTGGTCCTCCAAGAAGATCCAG GTGGTCGTTGCCACTGTGGCTTTTGGGATGGGCATTGACAAGGCAGATGTTCGATTTGTTATCCATCACACCATCAGCAAATCTATCGAAAATTACTATCAGGAGAGTGGACGTGCAG gAAGGGATGATGGCTCAGCAGACTGTATTGTATTCTTCGGGTTTGCAGACATCTTCAGAGTAAGCACAATGGTTGTGATGGAGAACACTGGGCAGCAGAAGCTACAGAATATGGTGGCATATTGTCAAAATGTGGACCG GTGTCGTCGTGCTATGATGGCCATTCATTTTGATGAAGTTTGGAATGATGACGAGTGCAACCAAATGTGTGATGTTTGTCGGCACGGCAACG agTACATCACAATGGACATCACCAAACATGCTCGAGATGTTGTTACGATAGTAGAAATGGCCAGCTCTATGGATGAAAAGTTGACCCCTCTGAAAGTCTGTGATGCTTGGTTGGGAAAAGGGCCCGCTAAGCATCGCAAAACGATAAAGGTCACGTCACTGTCACGCTTGGAAGTGGAGTCCATTATCATCCACCTTTTGTTGCATGGCTACTTCAG TGAGGACTTCAGCTTCACTCCCTACACAACCCACTTCTACTTGAAGCTGGGCCGTAAGGCAACTCTCCTGAAGAAGGACAACCACTCCATCACtatgaagatgaggaggagagtGATGTCACACGCTACT TGTCCACGACAGGTAAAGAGCTGTTGTGCCGCCCCACAGGTAAAGAAAGTCTCAGAAAGTGCTGGGGAGAAAAGTAGTGCCAAATTAGAGGGAAAGAGAGCGGCTGACAGTGACGACAAAAAATCAGTGGCCAAGAAAGTCAAGACTCTTCCCTAG